The Hemibagrus wyckioides isolate EC202008001 linkage group LG26, SWU_Hwy_1.0, whole genome shotgun sequence DNA window CCTTTTCTGCCTCCTTACAGATGCTGTTGCCATAGTAACCTGGGGGTCACACTATAACTCCGctactgtgtgtttataagctATTTGGTGTAACATAAGACAGAACAGGCAGCCAATCAGCAATGAAGAGTATTAACAGCTGCTGGTGGACCAGGACTATGCAGCTGCAGCATCGCAGACTAATCACGTGAAGCCCCTGGCTGGACAGGAAAAGCCCCTGCTTGGCCGATTCTGAAATAACCTGCAGTTTTGCATTTAATGCCTATTAATGCTTAACCTGCTTTTGGTTCTTCTGTGAGTTCAACACTTCAGCATGCGAACACTACACGAGAATCGGTTTTGTGTTCGACTTCTGCAGACCTGGTTACAAATAAGTTCAATTTTAATAAGCTGAATCTCTGAGAATCACTAAAACCACTCACACATCTATTAATCTAAGGTCTGGtaccataaaaaaaatcatccaacAAGAAACCTTTGGTACTTATCCAGTGCTCTTCTGGTAGCAAAGATGAGAATTGTTCCAGCAGAGATGGTGTATAAAATAAAGCTTTTAATGAGTCCTTGAGAGTCCTTTTAATGAGACTAGTTCAAGCCAGCAGGAGAATGAGGAAGATCGTATGAGAATGAACGAGCAGGTAAGCGGAGGCCTCGTCCAATCAGCACTGTGATCTGTATCTGGGAATGATTTGCATGATCCGAATCCACTTAATACTCAGAGATCTGTGTAGCAGGTAAAGATGATGATGGGGATGATTATTCTGCTTCTTGGTATCACTATGTCAATTGTTTATTCCAAGTTTTTAAGTGTATTCAAATCTTGAAAAAGGCTGAAATTTCGAAACATCCTAGCTCGCTAAAACGTCTCTCAGTCATTAGCTAGGTCATGCAAAAGATTGACAAAAGTGGTCTTATTTAATTACTTGATCATCATCTAGTGTccgggggtggggtggggggtgtcaAGCATACCCTCACCCTAAAACCACGGAAATGTTTTCAGATGATAGCTGATTGAACAGCAGGACTGAGGGCTAATTCTGTTAATGTAGTCGTAAGCGAGCAAACTGGGTTTAGACACTAAACCTAGCTGTATAAACTTTTTGGCAAAGGCAGACATGCTGACAGATAAAGGCTTAGAGCACAGAATGATGGAAACGACTAGACTACGCTAATAGAAGGCACTAAAGTGCTGATTTCCAGGCAGTACACACATTGCCTGGAAACAGACGTCTTGTACATTTAAAGTaatttatatggatttttcttCCAAGCACAACCAGTGTGTCTTAGGATCtggagcagtgtgtgatgaggtatttcattattttgttacaGAACAATCATACATGTCCAATAGATCCACGCAGACAGAAGTATGAGGTATGATCTTACTACCTGTGTATGGAAATAAgattaatttcacaataaattTCAAGGGCAATTATGATTTTTGTCTCTTCCCTCATTTTAGCGCTTTGTGTCAGTCCCATTAAGTCCAAGTCCGGACAGCTTGAAGGATCCGGTGAAGATCAGCATCCCGCGCTACGTCCTTCGGGGACAGGGCAAGGACGAGCATTATGAGTTCGAAGTCAAGGTCTGTGACTAGTAAGGCTAATTTGGCTAGCAGGTTAATGATCATGTAAACTGCATCTTCTAGTACATTCTCTCCAAACATTGTTGCTTACATAGTAATACAGTCTCATAACTTTCTGAAGTATAagataatgtttaatttttaatcagatcacagttctggacgAAACATGGACTGTGTTTCGACGCTACAGCCGCTTCAGAGAAATGCACAAATCCCTCAAGATGAAATACCCAGAGGTAACCTCATGCTAAACATCACACTAAATTCGAATCCcgccccccacacacacagctaatggGTTGGTCCAATCTCCCACTCTTCTCTTTTGCTTTAGCTAGCAGCACTGGAGTTCCCTCCGAAAAAAATATTCGGTAACCGGGATGAGAGAATGGTGGCTGAGAGACGCAGTCATCTGGAGGTAAGATGGCAGTTTATCATGATGTCCTGAGCCTAGCAAGCTGAACTAgccattacagtacagtggttCATGAAGAGGCAGAGTGTGTAGCATGACTCAAGCTAACTGCATTTATACTGTATCATGGTGCTTTAAGTAATTTTGTTTCATCCTCTTATCTCTGAATCTTCTACcactatttttttctgtctgctttTCCATTGATACATCTATCCACCtggctctctttttttttttttacctgtttctgattggctggctctctttttatctgtttttgaCTGACTGGCTCTCTTTTTACAAGTACATAACTGGCTGGCTCTCTATTTACCAGTATCTTACTGGATGGGTCTTTATTTACTAGTTTCTGACTGACTCGTTTTACCAGTATCTGACTGGCTGGCTGGCTCTCTTTTTACAAGTACCTGATTGGCTGGCTTTTTAGTTGCCTCTGACTACCTAGCTCGCTTCTTTTATCTATTCTGGCTTTTTATACGAGTCTGTGGCTAACAGTTATATTcttcctgtgtctctctctctctctcagcgcTACTTGAGAAACTTCTTCCAGATCATGTTGTCGTCATCCTGCTCGTCTTCTCCTTTGCGGGGGGACGACTCGGGCCTGCAGCTCTCCAAACATGCCGTGTGTGACATCTCACCCTTCTTCAAGAAGGGAGTGTTCGACTACAGCAGTCATGGAACAGGCTGACCACCACAACAACCATCTCTGCTCAGGCTACGTCACTCCTACGTCCATGCCACCTCTGCACACATCATTCCACACATTCTCAGGATAGCTCCAGGGTGATTTGGTAGGCGTAATCAGAAAGCCAAAGTACTAGCCTTAGTGCCTTTAGTGGTCCCACAGTTTAGGCTAGATACAAAAGACCATCAACGTCCATGCTAGATCCCCTCATTCAGACCTGCTtcctgttactatagcaaccagaagaagaaaaatgaatgcCTGTAAATGATGTGCAGCTCTCTGGCCTGGTTGTTGTCGAGGTAAACATGATACACGGGTCACTGTGCCATTAATTTATCGCATTAGTCAGGATAAAATCATAATTTACACAAATATAGTCTATGAGgctaaagtttaaagttagCTACAGTTTCACCTAAACTGCACTAGATGTCATacactattctttttttttttattcgacAATTTACGGCAGCAGGCTATTATTGTAGTTGTTCAGATTTCTTAGAGCGGTATTGCTGTGTCTGGCGTAGTGAATATGCCTGTGTGGACAGCAGGCAGCTAAACCCAGCCTAGCGCATTCCCTATGCAagtacactacaaactacagtCTAGAACCTGCTAACACTCATCCAGGCCACACCTGGAACTGTTCTCCACCGACATTACTGCCATTACTGTTTCTAGGGGTACCGGTATACACTCTTGTGGAGCtaaaagtaaaacatttcaGAAGACGTCTTCCAAAAACTCCATCCTATCCAGATTGCTGATCTGTTTAAAGTTACCCTGGCGTGACCCACCAAATATTTCAAACTCAATAAACATGCCAGATCTCATAGCTAATTGTTTCAAATTTGGTTCCATagcatgatgaacattttttgtctttgtaCAGCAATGAAACAGTAACTCTCACGCACAGACATGAACATTTCTCCGAAAGCCATAGGTGTAGTTGATGTATAGATTATTGTGcaatgtgtgtataaaggtgctTCTTCTATTAACGCAATACGAAAGGGAAAGAGATTGTACAATTTAGAGAATTGATTAATGTAGTTaatatttctttcctttctcctgacttttgtttttttctgattatttccTGGAGATTCGCTGATGGTTCTACATATGAATTAGAGTTATGATGCAGGGTTTCTGACTATTTAGAAAGCCATAgcattgaaagaaagaaatgcactATTTTTCTCTTACGGGAGATGATGTTTCATCAACGGTGACCGGAGATTTGAAGGCCTTTCGGTTATTTATACATTTGTATGTATATTTGTtatcaaaacattttattttagcatTGAGGAAATGATGATTTGTTCACCAAGATTAAATTGAAAAATGTCCTGTTCAACTCGTCATTCAGTGAAATTTTTACATACAGTACAGTCACTTATATGTACACTTCATTATTAAGCAACACTGCTACTATATTGGTGTCGATTAGTTGGTTCGAGTCAGCTAGCTTTAGAGCTGGATTTGTCCGGATTTGTTTGCGGTCTGTGTTCGGCTGATTTTTGACAGATCTGCGAAGGACACGGTTGCCGAACCTCTTTTCGCTGGTTTCGCCTGTGATTTCGGAAAAACACAATGAAATGGTTAACGTTGGTATAAAACTTTACAGCAGTACATCtgtaattttgtatttttttttttgtacaatttcaGGTTTAAATGAAATCTGGGGCAAAAAACATTCAGAGCCAATCAAAGACCAGCAAACCTGTGACTCATGAGGCTTCCAGCCAATCATAAACAGGATGTCAAATGTGGCTGGGACAGATCCATCTTCGTTACCGTACATCTCTAGGGAGTAGAACAGATTACTCTGGTCAAGAAATTCTGATCAAGTCCGCACCACTTCTGAAGGAACTATAGGGTTTTAGCACCAGTACCAAGACATCACTTTGATTGCAGAACTTTGCTGTAAATTGCAAATCTTAACAATACTACTATTAATACAAGCCTTAAACATATTAAACCCATTGACGTGGTTCagttaaaaacatattttgaacGTTATGTTCCATGGCAAACATCTCCAGCGTTCTCCAGCTTACCTTTATAAACGGCAGCCGCTGCCAGGATGGTGTCTCTGTGCAACAACGCCTTCCTGTTCCACGCACAGTTACTCTCGCCCATTCCTTACACATCGCAGAAACAGAGATCTGGAGTTAACGTTTAGAATCTCTTAATGCTTCCTTTGTACGGAAATCGGTTGCTGTGACCCACCTTGTAAATCGCACAAGACTTCAAACATGCCCGGGTAATGAACCTGAATCTCATCCACATCCTACATTTGACatgggaacaaaaaaaaagtgcacaagATAAATGTCGCCGTTGAAATCAATCAAAGATCTGGATGCATGCTAGCTCCCTCTGCTGGCACACTAACCACGGTGAGCATGTTGAAGCCAGCTTGGCCCAGCAGGTTGCCCAGGTCGGTGACGGCTGTGTAGGGTGAAATGTGGGGCGCAaatcctccctccctctccagCTCAGCTAGCTGTAGGGAACAGCGCAACTCGTACAGAGTCTCACCTCCGACCATGGCGCCTACAAACACACCGTCTGGCTTCAGCACACGATGGATCTGAAAGAGAGGATGGTTCATGATTTATAGAAACTTCTACCTAGGGGTAATGTGTGATAATAGGATCCAAATATGGCGATAAACTTTTACACAAGACATCTGTCTGAGAGAACTATGTAGGCATGGCTTAATGTTTTAATAAGCAAGCTTGATTAACATCCATCAATCACTAACCATCGATAGGTTCCAGTACTTCTGGCCACAAAGTTTTCACAGGACACTGACTCACTTACTGAGAAAGATGTTCCTGCAAATTTTACCCAAGACCCGCCCACATTTAAATAAACTGGTACTATAGTAACATGCAGTACCTGACTCAAAGCTCCTGGAAGATCATTGATCCAGTGCAAACTGTGGAGGAAAGATGATCACAGTGATACTATTAGTAACCTcgattattatcatttatattaagTATCGTTTTTGCTTTTACCctgacattattattaaagagTGATAGAACTCATCAGAGTAATGGACAGTTACCTCAAGCTGCTGAACACCAGATCGAAAGTGTTCTCCTGAAAGGGCAGGAACTCTTCATCGACCATCACACATTGTGTAGGTATCTCACTCTGCTTCTTCTGCctctaatatacacaataaGTTTCAACACATGCCTCATTTCAAGCATCCACTATCCTGGACAAATGTCTTCTAAATTATCCATCATACGGGACAAACAAATACAGAATTATCCAGTAACTTTGACTAAATTTATTCTAGATTATTCAGTACACCTGACAACGTTCCTCTGAATGAACAGTTACGCTTGACcaaatatattctatattatccACCATGCTGGAGAAACAAATTTGGGATTTTTTCAGCACACTGAACAAATTTAATCTACATTTTCCTGCATACTTGACCAGATCtattctagatttttttttttttagtaattttgATAGATTACAGGTTATTCAGTATGTTGGACAAAATTACTGCAGATTATCCAGTCTGCTTGACAAATTTACTCCAGATTATCCTGGACTTTTATTATAGATTTTCCAGTACTTTTGACAAAATTTAATCCAAATGGTTTAGTAAAATGCACAAATTTAATCTGGATTTTCCAGAATGATGGCCAAATTAACTCTATAGTATTGAGAATCCTAAAGAAAACTACTTTGATTTACTCAATACATAGGGCAAATTTACTTTAGATTATCCAGTAAGGTAAACAAATTTACTCTAGATCCAGAATGTCTGTTAAATTTATTCAGGGTAATCCAGTGTGCTGGTCAAATTTACTCCAGATTATCCAGTACACTCCAAAATAGTTGGGGATTATCCATCTCTACTAGACCAATTGGGATGTTTACAGAGAAAACTTCTTTGGAATCACTGCCTCGCTTTAGTTCTCAACAGAGTAACTTACTAACGGAGCGTCTGAGATGTCTGTAAGGAGAAGGCGCTCTACGACTTCCTGTAACGGAGAAAGAGTCAAAAGATTTAATAAGCTCTGATTTCACAGACATGGAGAGGATCTGTGGTCAGAGAAGGACCGGTACCTTGCTGAGATGTTGGGCAATGTGGCTTTTTCCGCATCCCACATCTAGTGCCAATGGGAAAGTCCTGCAGAAACACCACAAAATCAGCCAAGTGGGTCAAATCTTACAGTGTATGGTGAAACTGCGGATCACAATGTTCTTACAGTCTCTTTCGTAATAAATATATGAACAATAGAGATACAAAGCAATCAGAccaaaaagaaatgaagaagaatCACCTGGCAATGTCATAAATTCTGTCTGCTACCCTGCTACCAACCTGCAACAGAAAAAGAACAAACAcatgacatttttttgttgttgttggtcttATTACCTCAGGAGGAAAGAagaaacaactgtttatagctgagtCACAGAATATATAAAACTCCTTTGACACAATCTGAGGTAAATCTGAGGTAAAATCTCTGATAAACTGGGTCCTCAAATGAATTTGACAGACAGACTACAGTCACATGACCTTGTATAGCAAATGACAATACAGCTATACTTGCATACTGAAATGAGTAGTGCAAATAAGGCAAATCCTGCCATAAATGGGGTACATGAGGTAAATAAAGCTGTAAATGAGGTATACATGACATAATTAAAGCTGTAAATGAGGGAAATAATGATGTACATGAGGTAAATTAAGCTGTAAATGGCATAAATAAGGCTacaaatcaatttaaaaaaactaaTATAAATAAGGTAAATTAGGTAGATAATGCTGTAAATGGGGTATAAAGCTGTACATGGGGTAAATTATTGCATAAATGAGGTAGATAAAGCTGTAAATGAGGTAAATAATGACGTACATGAGGTAAATAAAGCTGTAAATGAGGTAAAAATACTGCAAGTTAGGTAGACAATTCTGTAAAAAGCTCAGTCAAAAACTGTACATGGgataaatgatttaataaatgaGGTAAATAATGATGTACATGAGGTAAATAAAGCTGTAAATGGCAGAAATTACACTGTAAATGAAGTTAAAAGCTGTAAATGAGGTAAATAATGATGAACATTAGGTAAATAAAGATGTAAATGAGGTAGATAATGATGTTCATGAGGTACATAAAGCTGCAAATGGCAGAAATTACAGAAATTAGGAAGTCAAAATCTGTAAATGAGGTAAATAATGCTGTAAACTAGGTAAATAATGATGTACATGAGGTAAATAATGCAGTAAATTAAGTAAAAAGCTGTAACTGAGGTAAATAATGCTGTAAATTGCAGAAATTATGCtgtaaatgaagtaaaaaactCTCAATGAGGCAAATAAAGCTGTAACCGAGGTAAATAATGCAGTAAACTAGGTAAATAATGATGTACATGAGGTAAATAATGCTGTAAACTAGGTAAATAATGACGTTCATGAGGTAAATAATGCAGTAAACTAGGTAAATAATGATGTACATGAGGTAAATAATGCTGTAAATTGCAGAAATTATGCTGTAAATGAAGTAAAAAGCTGTCAATGAGGTAAATAAAGCTGTAACCGAGGTAAATAATGCAGTAAACTAGGTAAATAATGATGTACATGAGGTAAATAATGCTGTAAACTAGGTAAATAATGATGTACATGAGGTAAATAATGCGGTACATGAAGTAAAAAGCTGTAAATAAGGTAAATAATGATGTACATGAGGTAAATAAAGCTGTAAATTGCAGAAATTATGctgtaaatgatgtaaaaaaaactcTCAATGAGGCAAATAATGCTGTAACTGAGGTAAATAATGCTGTAACTGAGGAAAATAATGCTGTAAACTAGGTAAATAATGATGTACATGAGGAAAATAAAGCTGTAAATTGCAGAAATTATGCtgtaaatgaagtaaaaaactCTCAATGAGGCAAATAAAGCTGTAACCGAGGTAAATAATGCAGTAAACTAGGTAAATAATGATGTACATGAGGTAAATAATGCTGTAAACTAGGTAAATAATGACGTTCATGAGGTAAATAATGCAGTAAACTAGGTAAATAATGATGTACATGAGGTAAATAATGCTGTAAATTGCAGAAATTATGCTGTAAATGAAGTAAAAAGCTGTCAATGAGGTAAATAAAGCTGTAACCGAGGTAAATAATGCAGTAAACTAGGTAAATAATGATGTACATGAGGTAAATAATGCTGTAAACTAGGTAAATAATGATGTACATGAGGTAAATAATGCGGTACATGAAGTAAAAAGCTGTAAATAAGGTAAATAATGATGTACATGAGGTAAATAAAGCTGTAAATTGCAGAAATTATGctgtaaatgatgtaaaaaaaactcTCAATGAGGCAAATAATGCTGTAACTGAGGTAAATAATGCTGTAACTGAGGAAAATAATGCTGTAAACTAGGTAAATAATGATGTACATGAGGAAAATAAAGCTGTAAATTGCAGAAATTATGCtgtaaatgaagtaaaaaactCTCAATGAGGCAAATAAAGCTGTAACCGAGGTAAATAATGCAGTAAACTAGGTAAATAATGATGTACATGAGGTAAATAATGCTGTAAACTAGGTAAATAATGATGTTCATGAGGTAAATAATGCAGTAAACTAGGTAAATAATGATGTACATGAGGTAAATAATGCTGTAAATTGCAGAAATTATGCTGTAAATGAAGTAAAAAGCTGTCAATGAGGTAAATAAAGCTGTAACCGAGGTAAATAATGCAGTAAACTAGGTAAATAATGATGTACATGAGGTAAATAATGCTGTAAACTAGGTAAATAATGATGTACATGAGGTAAATAATGCGGTACATGAAGTAAAAAGCTGTAAATAAGGTAAATAATGATGTACATGAGGTAAATAAAGCTGTAAATTGCAGAAATTATGctgtaaatgatgtaaaaaa harbors:
- the ndufaf5 gene encoding arginine-hydroxylase NDUFAF5, mitochondrial; protein product: MNNLMNGVCLCHSVFLRTTARFIIPHGTITDLNLTSGQKVNSAARAQPVGKVRGVRNMSGRAGGVISVFDRNMKRKQKTWAATLPDSDKYDYLRDEVGSRVADRIYDIARTFPLALDVGCGKSHIAQHLSKEVVERLLLTDISDAPLRQKKQSEIPTQCVMVDEEFLPFQENTFDLVFSSLSLHWINDLPGALSQIHRVLKPDGVFVGAMVGGETLYELRCSLQLAELEREGGFAPHISPYTAVTDLGNLLGQAGFNMLTVDVDEIQVHYPGMFEVLCDLQGMGESNCAWNRKALLHRDTILAAAAVYKEMYGNEDGSVPATFDILFMIGWKPHESQAKPAKRGSATVSFADLSKISRTQTANKSGQIQL